The following coding sequences are from one Sulfurospirillum tamanense window:
- a CDS encoding MacB family efflux pump subunit, with amino-acid sequence MQQAAPLVTLVDITRSYGEKEAAVQVLKGLNLTIHSGEFVAIVGASGSGKSTLMNILGCLDRPSSGSYIFKGTDVSRLDADGLARLRRESFGFVFQSYNLIHSLNASQNVEMPAVYAGASLEVRQERAVELLRYLGLEERLTYRPNQLSGGQQQRVSIARALMNGGQIILADEPTGALDSKSGEDVMKLLIEFWQAGHTLILIIHSKEVASHANRVIEIKDGEIIGDTVRDVTCKKASFKTPPPSKSTLFFELAESMKSSLRALRMNIFRTILTLLGIVIGVASVIVMLAIGDGAKKEVVDRISSLGTNLLVIRPGGPNTRGFANIATLVPEDMKAIDMMENILGTMPESRRNTTVRYGNNDAQTPINTTSYALPLVRSWPVAQGTFFTQEDEDNLAKVIVLGQTVATSLFGEKDPLGEFVLVGNILFQVIGVMSERGASAMGEDEDDVVFMPYTTGSLHILGYQNLRNITVAVEDVKHIDRTQKEIEALLLARHGVEDFRIRNMASLIENVSQTQNTLTILLGSIAGISLLVGGIGIMNIMLVSVTERTKEIGIRMANGARMRNIMQQFLIEAIVVSALGGFIGVVIGLTVTAVVGYFGIGVVYSVWPVALAFGCSFLTGLVFGYLPAKKAAKLDPVVALASE; translated from the coding sequence ATGCAGCAGGCAGCGCCACTTGTTACATTGGTTGACATCACCCGTTCTTATGGGGAAAAAGAAGCCGCAGTCCAAGTTTTAAAAGGGTTGAATCTTACAATTCACTCGGGTGAGTTTGTGGCTATCGTGGGGGCATCGGGTTCGGGCAAATCTACCCTAATGAATATTTTGGGCTGTTTAGATAGACCAAGTTCGGGAAGTTATATTTTTAAAGGGACAGATGTTTCTAGGCTTGATGCCGATGGGCTTGCCCGCTTGCGCCGTGAGTCTTTCGGGTTTGTGTTTCAAAGCTACAACCTCATCCATTCACTTAACGCCAGTCAAAACGTTGAAATGCCTGCCGTGTACGCAGGGGCTAGCCTTGAGGTACGCCAAGAACGTGCTGTGGAGCTGCTGAGGTATCTTGGCCTTGAAGAACGTCTTACTTACCGCCCCAATCAACTCTCAGGTGGCCAACAACAGCGGGTTTCCATTGCCAGAGCGCTCATGAACGGCGGGCAGATTATTTTAGCCGATGAGCCCACCGGCGCGCTTGATAGCAAAAGTGGTGAAGACGTGATGAAGCTACTTATTGAGTTTTGGCAAGCAGGCCATACGCTCATTCTCATCATCCACTCCAAAGAAGTAGCAAGCCACGCAAACCGTGTGATAGAGATTAAAGATGGGGAGATTATTGGCGACACGGTGCGAGACGTTACATGTAAAAAGGCTTCTTTCAAAACCCCACCACCCTCTAAAAGCACCCTCTTTTTTGAACTAGCTGAGTCTATGAAATCCTCGTTGCGTGCGTTGCGAATGAATATTTTTCGCACCATTTTGACTCTTCTTGGCATCGTCATTGGGGTGGCTTCTGTCATCGTGATGCTTGCTATTGGCGATGGGGCAAAAAAAGAGGTGGTGGACCGCATTAGTTCTTTAGGAACGAATTTACTAGTAATTCGCCCTGGTGGGCCAAATACAAGAGGATTTGCTAACATTGCCACACTCGTGCCTGAAGACATGAAGGCTATTGATATGATGGAAAATATTCTAGGCACCATGCCTGAGTCCAGACGCAATACCACCGTGCGTTATGGCAATAATGATGCACAAACTCCTATTAATACCACTTCTTATGCCTTGCCACTTGTGCGTAGTTGGCCAGTGGCGCAAGGCACTTTTTTTACCCAAGAAGATGAAGACAACCTCGCTAAGGTGATTGTGCTTGGGCAGACCGTGGCTACATCTTTGTTTGGAGAGAAAGACCCCTTAGGGGAATTTGTGTTGGTGGGAAATATCTTGTTTCAAGTTATTGGAGTAATGAGCGAGCGAGGGGCTTCGGCCATGGGGGAAGATGAAGACGATGTGGTGTTTATGCCCTACACTACGGGAAGTTTACATATTTTAGGGTATCAGAACTTGCGCAACATTACCGTAGCAGTAGAGGATGTAAAGCATATCGATAGAACCCAAAAAGAGATCGAAGCTCTTTTGTTGGCACGTCACGGAGTGGAGGATTTTCGCATCCGCAACATGGCTTCATTGATTGAAAATGTGAGCCAAACCCAAAACACGTTGACGATTTTACTAGGCTCCATCGCAGGAATTTCCTTGCTTGTGGGTGGCATTGGGATCATGAACATCATGCTCGTGAGTGTCACGGAGCGCACTAAAGAGATAGGCATCCGCATGGCCAATGGTGCAAGGATGCGCAACATTATGCAACAATTTCTCATCGAGGCCATTGTGGTTTCAGCCTTGGGAGGGTTTATTGGGGTTGTTATTGGACTAACAGTGACGGCTGTTGTGGGCTATTTTGGTATTGGGGTGGTGTACTCGGTGTGGCCTGTTGCCTTGGCCTTTGGGTGTTCGTTTTTAACGGGCCTTGTGTTTGGGTACTTGCCCGCCAAAAAAGCAGCCAAGCTTGACCCTGTGGTCGCTTTGGCATCAGAATAA
- a CDS encoding efflux RND transporter periplasmic adaptor subunit: MKRLVVLFVLLGLMGGGGYVGYLQYQKGQNPAPALVHVKAFVDDIEDVVTATGSVEPHETVDVGAQVSGQVMEILVEVGDKVEEGQLLATIDATVYEAKVDGTRAQLKYQKAQMEDRKAQAALAKIVYERQQRLHAQNVATLESLQNAELSYTSAKAQVKMLEAQIEQNESTLRAEEANLQYTRIYAPVSGTVVSVSAKKGQTLNANQSTPTILTIADLATMTVRAEVSEADVLHLKKGMGVYFKTLGSQKRWNGVLEMVEPTPTITNNVVLYNALFDVDNTAGELMTSMTVQVFFIKARARNGVLVPLSALHALPVNTQSAQPSQTPSAKKESPRQPRGEEQERRRPSRENQTQSVPKEALVKVVLENGTIEERVVQVGVTNRIHAQILSGVKEGETLVTSNVVRTTSVNRANSTAVAQRPR, translated from the coding sequence ATGAAACGGTTGGTTGTATTGTTTGTTCTGTTGGGTCTTATGGGCGGAGGAGGATATGTGGGGTATTTACAGTACCAAAAAGGACAAAACCCTGCACCCGCACTTGTACATGTAAAGGCGTTCGTGGATGACATTGAAGATGTTGTCACAGCGACGGGATCCGTGGAGCCTCATGAGACGGTTGATGTGGGCGCGCAGGTTTCGGGTCAAGTGATGGAGATTTTGGTTGAGGTGGGCGATAAGGTGGAGGAAGGACAGCTTTTAGCCACCATCGATGCGACCGTGTACGAAGCCAAAGTGGACGGCACAAGGGCTCAATTAAAGTACCAAAAAGCCCAAATGGAAGACAGAAAAGCCCAAGCCGCTCTTGCTAAAATCGTCTATGAACGGCAACAGCGCTTGCACGCGCAAAACGTAGCAACCTTGGAGAGTTTGCAAAACGCCGAACTAAGTTACACTTCGGCCAAAGCGCAAGTGAAGATGCTTGAAGCGCAGATTGAGCAAAACGAGTCCACCTTGCGCGCTGAAGAAGCCAACCTCCAATACACGCGCATTTACGCACCTGTAAGCGGAACAGTGGTTTCTGTAAGTGCGAAAAAAGGCCAAACCCTCAACGCTAACCAGTCAACGCCCACCATCTTAACCATTGCCGATTTGGCCACCATGACTGTGCGTGCAGAAGTATCTGAAGCGGACGTGTTGCACCTTAAAAAAGGAATGGGCGTCTACTTTAAAACCCTTGGTAGCCAAAAGCGTTGGAATGGGGTGTTGGAGATGGTTGAACCTACGCCCACTATTACAAACAATGTTGTTCTTTATAATGCCCTTTTTGATGTTGACAACACCGCAGGGGAGCTCATGACTTCCATGACAGTACAGGTGTTTTTTATCAAAGCGCGGGCGCGCAATGGGGTGTTGGTACCTCTCTCAGCCTTGCATGCTCTTCCTGTTAACACCCAAAGCGCTCAACCTTCCCAAACTCCTAGCGCAAAAAAGGAGAGCCCGCGTCAGCCTCGTGGAGAAGAGCAAGAAAGACGACGTCCTTCGCGAGAAAATCAAACCCAAAGTGTCCCCAAGGAAGCCTTGGTAAAGGTTGTTCTAGAAAATGGAACCATTGAGGAGCGCGTAGTGCAAGTGGGTGTGACAAACCGCATCCATGCACAAATTCTCTCAGGCGTCAAAGAGGGGGAAACATTAGTAACATCCAATGTTGTCAGAACAACTAGTGTTAATCGCGCAAACAGTACAGCTGTCGCCCAAAGGCCTCGTTAA
- a CDS encoding PepSY-associated TM helix domain-containing protein: MFSRLWFKAHWILGLGAGLVLTIVGVSGAALTYEKEILQAINKSTFTVAVPKHGKKLPLDLLLAQVQEELKKPISAVALSSDPKASMSVTVPGEGPSARRGVTHYINPYTGEILPQIQGRAFFVFMQDLHRRLTYGEVGKQIVGASSVILLVLVVSGIYLYWPRIRRSFGKSLTFSVKSKGRYLLYSMHSAVGMWVTLLYVLAVLTGLYWSYDWYRAGLHSISGVPAPVRQMQRQVAPQESKQTPQTQEARGRGQGRGANASQAQEVSYAPVAQAWTLFEAFLGRCYESASLRIPASGSVYSFSYLDVNPAHSRARSQLDLDVTTWQLLNHDRYEERPLNVRLMRSMLPLHSGEYFGEVVRALMFIASLLMPLFFITGVMLYIERFKRERKNKRRK; this comes from the coding sequence ATGTTTAGTAGGTTGTGGTTTAAGGCACATTGGATTCTTGGTCTTGGGGCAGGCTTGGTGCTTACTATTGTGGGAGTCAGTGGTGCGGCATTGACGTACGAAAAAGAGATTTTGCAGGCTATCAATAAAAGTACTTTTACTGTTGCGGTTCCTAAACACGGCAAAAAACTCCCCCTTGACCTTCTCTTGGCGCAAGTACAAGAGGAGCTTAAAAAGCCCATTAGTGCAGTGGCGCTTTCCAGTGACCCAAAGGCCTCCATGAGTGTCACAGTGCCTGGAGAGGGGCCTAGTGCTAGACGCGGAGTGACCCATTACATCAACCCCTATACGGGGGAAATATTGCCGCAGATTCAAGGCCGCGCCTTTTTTGTGTTTATGCAAGACTTGCACCGTCGGCTTACTTATGGGGAGGTGGGCAAGCAGATTGTAGGGGCTTCTTCTGTCATCTTGCTTGTGCTTGTGGTGTCGGGCATTTACCTTTACTGGCCGCGCATTAGGCGAAGCTTTGGAAAATCGCTCACTTTTAGCGTTAAAAGCAAAGGGCGTTACTTGCTCTACAGTATGCATTCAGCCGTTGGTATGTGGGTAACCCTTTTATATGTGTTGGCCGTGTTGACGGGACTGTATTGGTCGTACGACTGGTACCGTGCGGGTCTTCATAGCATCAGCGGTGTCCCTGCACCCGTACGCCAAATGCAGCGCCAAGTTGCGCCACAAGAGTCAAAACAGACTCCACAGACACAAGAAGCTCGTGGGCGTGGACAAGGACGCGGGGCCAATGCGTCACAAGCACAAGAGGTTTCTTATGCACCTGTTGCCCAAGCTTGGACACTTTTTGAAGCCTTTTTGGGCCGTTGCTACGAAAGTGCCTCTTTGCGCATTCCAGCCTCAGGGAGTGTGTATAGTTTTAGTTACTTAGATGTTAACCCTGCTCACTCTAGAGCAAGGAGCCAGTTGGATTTGGATGTAACTACATGGCAACTCCTCAACCATGACCGCTACGAAGAGAGACCGCTCAATGTGCGTTTGATGCGCAGCATGCTTCCTTTGCACAGCGGGGAGTATTTTGGAGAGGTTGTTCGCGCATTGATGTTTATAGCCAGCTTGCTCATGCCTCTCTTTTTTATCACGGGCGTGATGCTCTATATCGAACGCTTTAAGCGCGAACGCAAAAATAAACGTAGAAAATAA
- a CDS encoding DUF4198 domain-containing protein, protein MKKLLSAVCVASLSLSSLMAHALWVEKEGDATKVFFGDWDKDSKELTGKRLDNIKAKTVLPQGVGTEASREYDHIFIQTKHAGDVAVVEPIAPRKSRLADTVGRTLYMGRAGRSENKALLPLDLVPVAPHSNEFTLMLEGEPLPRASVTLWGPPKWSIALRSDDAGKVTFKTPWKGEYLAQVRHVDESKGEVDGVAYDQTTYAMSLNFSVEKGIGWGNTTDDCAKQ, encoded by the coding sequence ATGAAAAAATTACTAAGCGCTGTGTGTGTTGCATCGTTGAGCTTAAGTTCTCTTATGGCCCATGCCCTTTGGGTGGAAAAAGAGGGGGATGCTACCAAGGTATTTTTTGGAGACTGGGACAAAGACTCTAAAGAGTTAACAGGCAAGCGTCTGGATAACATCAAAGCAAAAACCGTATTACCCCAAGGCGTTGGAACGGAAGCTTCACGGGAATATGACCATATTTTTATCCAAACCAAGCACGCGGGAGATGTCGCCGTGGTGGAGCCTATCGCGCCACGCAAAAGCCGCCTTGCTGATACTGTTGGCCGAACCCTCTACATGGGAAGAGCAGGGCGCAGTGAGAATAAAGCACTCCTACCTTTAGACCTTGTGCCAGTGGCGCCACATAGCAATGAATTTACTCTTATGCTAGAAGGAGAGCCGCTTCCAAGAGCCTCTGTGACCCTATGGGGCCCACCAAAATGGAGCATCGCCTTGCGCAGTGATGATGCGGGAAAAGTGACCTTTAAAACCCCGTGGAAGGGTGAGTATCTAGCCCAAGTGCGTCATGTGGACGAAAGCAAGGGCGAGGTTGATGGTGTCGCGTACGACCAAACAACTTACGCCATGAGCTTAAATTTTTCAGTGGAAAAAGGCATCGGCTGGGGAAATACCACTGATGATTGCGCAAAACAATAG